The region TGACTCACAGCAGCTGGCCCCCGTCACTTGTGCCCCCGCTGGTACCGCAGCAGGTGCTGGGAGTGAGCGAAGCCCCTCTCGCAGACGGGGCAGGTGAATGGccactccccggtgtggacccgctggtgtgtCCGCAGGTTGGTCAgccgggtgaagcccttgccgcagacggatcAGATGAACGAGTGCTCGCCGCTGTGAAGCCGCCGGTGCGacagcaggttggaggagcaggtgaagcccttgccgcactcgggcaggtgaacggcctctccccggtgtggacccgctggtgtgaGAACAGGCGggacgagcgggtgaagcccttgccgcagaccgagcaggtgaagggccgctccccggtgtggacctgctggtgggtcagcaggttggatgaccgggtgaagcccttgccgcacaccgagcaggtgaaggggccgctccccggtgtggacccgctggtggatcTGGAGGCCGGAGGAGTgggggaagcccttgccgcagacggagcaggtgaagggccgctccccggtgtggatctgctggtgccgcagcagggtggacgagtgagggaagcccttgccgcacaccgagcaggtgaaggccccctcgccggtgtggacctgctggtgggtcagcagggcggacgactgggtgaagcccttgccgcagacagagcagctgaacggcctctccccggggtggacccgctggtgggaaCAGCAGGGCGGACGAGTGAGGGAAGCCCTttccgcagacggagcaggtgaagggccgctcccccggtgtggacccactggtgccgcagcagggtggacgagtgagggaagcccttgccgcacaccgagcaggtgAAGGCCACCtcgccggtgtggacccgctggtgggtcagcaggttggacgactgggtgaagctcttgccgcagacggagcaggtgaagggccgctccccagtgtggatccgctggtgggtcagcaggttggacgactgggtgaagcccttgccgcagacggagcaggtgaagggccgctccccggtgtggacccgctggtgggtcagcagggtggacgagtcagagaagcccttgccgcacaccgagcagctgaacggcctctccccagtgtggacacggCGGTGGATCTCCAGATCGGATGGGTAGCGgaatcctttcccgcaatccccacacttccacgttttctccatggcgcgcggaatgcctcctgagacttcctttccccacagtgggcaaactggctcaggcacgtgcccctgtggttcaggtaaagacgatactttaagagcctactgaagcagacaaaaatgttcaaagaatttcccccttctggactgaaagagggacgtctctcctgtcccacgaatcaaggggctctgtcagaccttcacatggtactTCCGTTGGGGAGCTctacctgcaaagctgctcttctcatatcctgtgaaaaggggattacaaaagtcattgctgcctgcacatgacaggaattcagaacagatcattctagtttctgtagaacttccctaaaacaatcaagttacaatatgcagatgccagtgttgggctggggtgtacaaaggtaaaaaaaaaatcacatcaccaggttgtagtccattagatttgtttagaagttcgagctttcagagctctgcaccttcatcagggcggcacggtggcacagttagcactgctgcctcacagcgcctgtagacccgggttcaattcccgactccaggcgactgactgtgtggagtttgcaacgttctccccgtgtctgcgtgggtttcctccgggtgctccggttcctcccacagtcacaaagatgtgcgggtcaggtgaattggccatgctaaattgcccttagtgttaggtaaggggtaaatgtaggggtatgggtggttgcgcttcggcgggtcggagtggacttgtttggccgaagggcctgtttacactgtaagtctaatctaatctaatctaatctaatctagtaaaacctccaggcgaaaaagacagcagatgctggagatcagagtggtgctggaaaagcacagcaggtcaggcagcatccgaggagcagggaaaaaaaaaagacgtttcaggcaaaagccccttcatcaggaatgaggacactttcctcattccagaagaagggcttatgcccgaaacgtcgaatctcctgttccttggatgctgcctgacctgctgagcttttccagcaccactctgatctccagcatctgcagacctcattttctcctataacctagagttgtgtgatttttaactttaaaaaaaagtgttgcaaatctcCACCCGACATacacacttttcttcaattctcactctgctgtttctgatattacccatcccccagtattgtccagaaagggacttattacctaaaaaagctgtaaatctccatcccacacactctttaactcttgctgtacctaatatcccacctccccccatgctccagcagggtctgactgatgctcattgactgagccacactcacctcttcctggaTACATGGACCCTCCAGACCAACACAACATCAGCTCCCCTTAACCGCCCCCCCGCAAGTGCAGGAGCAACCGGTCACGTGAATGGAGGGACCGCCGTCGTCACAAAGGCCGCGCGTTGATTGGACGGAGCGCCCGTCCGTGCGGCGTTCCAGCCTTTCCCAATGGTCCACCACGCCGTGCGTCACGCGGCGGCACTGGTCTTTGTGACGCCCACGTGACCTCTCCCCTCCTCCACACCCCACGCGCCCCTCCCTTCACTCGACACGGGGAGGCCTGACCAATGGGGAGCcgtggaggaccggaaggaaggcTGGTCCTCCTACCAATCAGAGCATCCCCTCAATGTTTGAATGCGGAACTTGGATCAtgagctcctgctgctctctctctctctgaatgaagattgagtgttaccccagactgcaccaacctctgtgagtacagcaccctctcttctcacccctcctattccatttcttttctcattttgggattaaactgttggtttgtaggaagtgaagtgaaaggaggtgaactcaggaaaggtgcatatgctggatgcattggtctggatcgctgtctctgtccctctgtgtctgtatctctgtgtgtctctgtctctctcgtgtccttcatcaggaattgcggaggggagggggtggaaagggtgctgagagataaataggaaggtgggagtggggctgggggtaaggtagatgcaggttgggtgggGTTGATGGcgacagggtggagcagattggtgggaaggaagatggacaggtgagacagttcaagagtgtggtgctgagttgaagggtggagctggggtgggaggggggagggaatgtgaggaaactggtgatatcgatgttgatgccatgtggttgcagggtcctaggccacctgatacctggaggaagaatgcctctgcattgggaccctccaaccatacaggatcaatattgatttcaccagtttcctcattctctctctctcttcccccccccccccgcccaatcccagatacaaccctcgAACTTGGGACTGCTCTTTTGAACTGttccacctgtccatctgccttcccatctatctgctccaccctcctctctgacctgtcaccttcttcccccgctttcatctacccatagcattctcagctcccttcccccagtcccacctccctctcatttatctctcagcccctttgggcccaccccacattcctaatcaaggggttatgcccaaaatgtcaaacctcctgctcctcagatgctggctgacctgctgtactcttgcagcaccagacattttggtgcttatttgtctggatgttctgatgtgacccattcgcagatgtgaagtcacattcgagaaaaactccttcatggaatgtgggctttttttttggcaaggccaacaatgtttttgtccctaactgcccttcagacaagaggattgccagactttagggggcattttaaaagtcaagcacgtgagccatcatatgcaggcagcaccaagttaatgctgacgggtttccttccctgaagagcgttattgaatcaaatgggttttcagaaaagtttcattctctcaatgactgagactagttttcaattcagatttaaaaaaatacatttaatttccccaatgtttgtttttactggtatttgaacccatgagcccagattatttgcctggggcctctggattgctggtccagtgttgttgttataacatcactgactcgcctggacagcattgagagtcatacagatgtatagcacacaaagagaccctatgtgcaactggtgcatgccgagcacatagccaaaattgatctagtccgatgtgccagcacgtccctccaaacccttcccattcatattcccatccagatgccttttaaatgttgcaattgtcccagcctccaccacttcctctggcagctcattccatacacgcaccaccctctgactgacaaagatgccccttagatcctttttatgtcttttcccctctcacctctagttctggactctcccaccccagggaaaagaccttgtctattcaccctatccatgcccctcattattttataaacctcaataaggtcagccctcagcctccgatgctccagggaaaacagccccagcttatttagccactccctatagctcaaaccctggcaacatctttgtaaacattttctgaaccccgtcaagtttcgtttaactgaacagtaaaagtcatactggacagggatatatcatagtgttactatgcaatatgtatttatttacgactgtataaatttgatttataattatttctagttatatcatagtgttgtagccatgttatgtattccaagtttgggagaggatttgtagctcggctgctcgttgttgtggttctgtttgccgagctgggaatttgtgttgcagacacttcgtcccctgtctaggtgacatcctcagtgcttgggagtctcctgtgaaacacttctgtgttgtttcctccggcatttatagtggtttgtctctgccgcttccggttgtcagttccagctgtccgctgcagtggccggtatattgggtccaagtcgatgtgtttattgattgaatctgtgggtgagtgccatgcctctaggaattccctggctgttctctgtttggcttgtcctgtaatagtagtgttatggatgtggatcattagctgtcttcctgtttgtcctatgtagtgttttgtgcagtccttattgtgtacaaaatcccatgcaaggcctgcacaaaacactacataggacaaacaggaagacagctaacgatccgcatccatgagtaccaactagccacgaaacgacacgaccagctatccttggtggccacacacgcagatgaccagcaacatgaattcgactgggacaacactactattataggacaagccaaaccgagaacagccagggaattcctagacgcatggcactcatccacagattcaatcaataagcacatcgacctggacccaatataccgaccactgcagcggacagctggaactgacaaccggaagcgggcagagagaaaccactataaatgccggaggaaagatgacagaagcgcttcacaggagactcccacgcactgaggatgtcacctagacaggggacgaaacgtctgcaacacaaattcccagctcggcgaacagaaccacaacatgtcatgtatttccagtcatacccgttacaggacaggagaatactgggctcaatgctgactctgtggatgaatctagtcagactcattcctctctaTATCCACAGAGTCCTGTAAGTGTATTCCTCTATAGGGTCCCTCCAGTCTCACTTGGGTATTGAGTGACTCCACTCCAGTCATCCTCAGAGCGAGCATGTTCTAGGTCTTGTTACCAAAGCAAAGTTCttgctctgattctctttcccttcccccccacatcTTGGTCTGTCAACATGGTAGAAAGAGAGTTGGGGGGCAGATAACTAGGTTAGCAAACTGCatgagggtggcatgatggctcagtaggtagcaccgatgcctcatagtgccagggacctgggttcaattccagcctcgggcgactctccgtgtgggtttccccggagtgctccggtttcctcccacagtccaaccttgtacaggtgagggtgggttggccgtactaaattgcccagagtgttcagggatgtgtagcttaggtgcacgtgtcaggggtaaatataggggaatgggtctgggtgggatactcatcacagggtcggtctggacttgttgggccgaagggcctgtttccacactgtagaggttctaatTCTTAACTTTTCTTGGAGCTAGATCTGCCAAATGTCAGGAATCAGAAAAATTGGGAGGGAGCGTATTAGGTACGGCAGTAGGGAGAatgtgtgggatggagactcaCAGGTTTTGGGTTATGGGCGTGGAATGAATATTCCGTGAAATCGATCTGTTAAACTCTGAGATTCTACGTGATACTGACAGCGATGACTTTCTAATTTACAGGCTTTCACAGGAGGATTTACCTGCATATCTTGAACTAATTGCCTCAGCCAGCTTGACTCATTGGGACTGGAATTTTATCGatcttttgagtggagaaggaggattgtcccgcctgcttccagagatctgactggtaaagcactgagatgccgctgttcgagggtggagggagctttaccggAGCGGAGAGTTAGCCAGCCGGCCACCCGCAGCAGAGTGGGACGTCAGAGGGAGCGTCGAACCTGGAGGGAGCCCGCGCCATGGGGAAACCGTGGGGAATGCGGGAAGGGGTTTCGAGTCCCCTCTGAGCTGGAGATCCACTGGcgcggtcacaccggggagaggccgttctcctgccccgagtccgGCAAGGCCTTCGTTGGGTCCTCCAagctgctgaggcaccggcgggtccacaccggggacaggccgtacccctgccccgagtgtggcaaggccttcacccagctgtcccacctgcagacgcaccggcgcctccacacaccagggagaggcctctcACCTGCCCCGGGGGCGGCAAGGCCTTCAATCGATCGCCGACCCTGCGGACGCACAGGCGCCTTCCCAACGTGATCGCACGGAGTTGAAGTCTGCAGCGAATCCCCCCCAGGACTGGGGGGGATCGTGCCCCTTGGGGGTATTGTGCCCCGTTCGAAGACAGTGGGTGAAGCGGGAAGGGAGCGAGGCTTCCTTTCTGCCGGACTGGCCGCTCTCGCTCCCTTTGCTTCCCGTGGGACCGATGCTGTTTGAGGCTGGGACTGCACGTTCCCcgggccaaagatctgcaggagctgaggaagtgcactcctttcacaccggatggtaaatcatgtttgtcccatctatttcggtcttaaataccctccgtgacctggcctcccagcctcctgtggcagtgaattccacagattccccactctctgtctgaagaggtttctgcttatctccgttctaaaaggtctaaggctgtgccctcggctcctggtctctcctaccaatggaaacgtcttcccaatggccacagatagatcagagtcaaatacaatagcctctattccattgagtgtccagcacactttataacactttgtaaaatcaggagggccattgatgaggtgagtggcaggtgtcttttcccgatagaataaagaatattccagcacaggaacaggcccttcggccctccaagcctacaccgatccagatcctctatctaaacctgctgcctattttctcaggatctgtatccctctgctccctgccctttcatgtatctgttgagatacatcttaaatgacgccattgttcccgtccctaccatctccgctggcaacacattccaggtatccagcaccctctgcgtaaagaactttccatagatatcttaaatctttcccctctcactttgaactcatgaccccaggtaactgagtcctccactctggggaaaaacatttcttgctatccaccctgtctatacctctcatgattttgttggccTCAATCTGGTCCCCCCTTAACctccgtctttccaatgaaaataatcctgatctattcaacctctcttcatagttagcatcctccataccaggtaacatcctggtgaacctcctctgcaccctctccaaagcatccacatccatttggtaatgtggcgaccagaactgtacgtggtattccaaatctggccgaaacaaagtcttgtataactgtaacatgacctgccaactcttgtacacaatactctgtccgatgaaggaaagtgtgccatatgccgccttgaccactctactgacctgcattgccatcttcagggaacaatgggcctgaacacacagatctctctctacatcagttttccccaggacttttcccatattacctcactgctcgagtccttcatagtgccctccttcagcacagctgtgatagcctctctgaccagtaatacaactccttcacctccctctctatcccacctgaagcatcgatatcctgggatatttagttgccaatctggCACTGAGGCATCggtgctacctactgagccatcatgccaccctcttgcagtttgctaacctagttatctgcccccccctctcttcctataatagtagtttggtttgtcctataatagtagtgttatcccagtcgaattcatgttgcttgtcatctgcgtgtatggccaccaaggatagctggtcgtgttgtttcgtggctagttggtattcatggatgtggatcgttagctgtcttcctgtttgtcctatgtagtgttttgtgcaggccttgcatgggattttgtacacaataaggactgcacaaaacactacataggacaaacaggaagacagctaatgatccgcatccataacactactattacaggacaagccaaacagagaacagccagggaattcctggaggcatggcactcacccacagattcaatcaataaacacatcgacctggacccaatataccggccactgcagcggacagctggaactgacaatcggaagcggcagagacaaaccactataaatgccggaggaaacaacacagaagtgcttcacaggagactcccaagcactgaggatgtcacccaaacaggggacgaaacgtctgcaacacaaattcccagctcggcaaacagaaccacaacaacgagcagccgagctacaaatcttctcccaaacttggaatacataacatggctacaacactatgatataactagaaataattataaatcaaatttatacagccgtaaataaatacatattgcacagtaacactatgatatatccctgtccagtatgacttttactgttcagttaaacgaaacttgaaagggttcagaaaatgttaacaaagatgttgccagggtttgagctatcgggagtggctaaataagctggggctgttttccctggagcatcggaggctgagggctgaccttattgaggtttataaaataatgaggggcatggatagggtgaatagacaaagtcttttccctggggtgggagagtccagaactagaggtgagaggggaaaagacataaaaaggacctgaggggcaactttgtcagtcagagggtggtgcgtgtatggaatgagctgccagaggaagtggtggtggctgggacaattgcaacatttaaacggcatctggatgggaatatgaatgggaagggtttggagggacgtgctggcacatcggattagatcaattttggctatgtgctcggcatgcaccagttgcacatagggtctctttgtgtgctatacatctgtatgactctcaatgctgtccaggcgagtcagtgatgttataacaacaacactggaccagcaatccagaggccccaggcaaataatctgggctcatgggttcaaataccagtaaaaacaaacattggggaaattaaatgtattttttttaaaatctgaattgaaaactagtctcagtcattgagagaatgaaacttttctgaaaacccatttgattcaataacgctcttcagggaaggaaacccactagcattaacttggtgctgcctgcatatgatggctcacgtgcttgacttttaaaatgccccctaaagtctggcaatcctcttgtctgaagggcagttagggacgaaaacattgttggccttgccaaaaaaaaagcccacattccatgaaggagtttttctcgaatgtgacttcacatctgcgaatgggtcacatcagaacatccagacaaataagcaccaaaatgtctggtgctgcaagagtacagcaggtcagccagcatctgaggagcaggaggtttgacattttgggcataaccccttgattaggaatgtggggtggtcccaaagggactgagagataaatgggagggaggtgggactgggggaagggagctgagaatgctatgggtagatgaaagcaggggaagaaggtgacaggtcagagaggagggtggagcagatagatgggaaggcagatggacaggtgggacacttCAAAAGAGCAGTCCCAAGTTCGAGGGTTGTATCTGGGAGTgggcgggcggggggggggtgtcggaatgaggaaactggtgaaatcaatattgatcctgtatggttggagggtcccacctgtccatcttccttcccaccaatctgctccaccctgtcaccatcaccacccccccccaacctgcatctaccttacccccagccccactcccaccttcctatttacctctcagcaccctttccacccccccaacccctccgcaattcctgatgaaggacacgagagagacagagagagccatccagaccaatgcatccagcatatgcacctttcctgagttcacctcctttcacttcacttcctacaaaccaacagtttaatcccaaaatgagaaaagaaatggaataggaggggtgagaagagagggtgctgtactcaca is a window of Hemiscyllium ocellatum isolate sHemOce1 unplaced genomic scaffold, sHemOce1.pat.X.cur. scaffold_2178_pat_ctg1, whole genome shotgun sequence DNA encoding:
- the LOC132811295 gene encoding zinc finger protein 239-like; protein product: MYPGRGFRYPSDLEIHRRVHTGERPFSCSVCGKGFSDSSTLLTHQRVHTGERPFTCSVCGKGFTQSSNLLTHQRIHTGERPFTCSVCGKSFTQSSNLLTHQRVHTGEVAFTCSVCGKGFPH